The Sorangiineae bacterium MSr11954 DNA segment GGGTCTTCATCGACGGGCTCGATGGCTTCCGCAGCTGCGTCATTTACCCCGAGCGCACCGGGCCCTTCTTCACGGCCTTGAGCAACGAGCTGCGTTCGATCGGGGCGACGACCTTGGCGTCGGAAGAGACATTGGGCCTCTACGGCTGCCCCGAAAAAGACATTTCGTTGAACGGCGTATCGTCGATGATGGATACGATCATCCTGCTTCGCTACGTCGAGCTGCGCACGCAGCTGCATCGCTTCATCTCCATCATGAAAATGCGCGAAGGTCGATATGACACTTCGCTCCGCGAATTCCAAATCGACGAGAGCGGCTTCCACATCGCCGAATCCTCCGAGAGCGCGCGCGCCATCTTGGCGGACGATCATCGCACCCGAGACTCCGAGCTCGGCCCGACGATGCAAGGGACGGCCCCCGCACATCGTCGGGGATCGCGATGAAGAGGATTCTCCTCGTCGATGACGAGTACGCGCTGGTCGATACCTTACGGGATTTCCTCGAGGACGAGGGATATCTCGTGGAATCGGCCAACGACGGCCAAAAGGCGCTGGATCTCATGGCCATGCACCCGCCCGATCTGCTGATTTCGGACGTGATGATGCCCATCATGGATGGCAAAGCCCTCTTGCGATTCATGCGAAACGAAGAGGCGTTGCGCGCCGTCCCGGTGGTCCTGGTGAGCGCGGTCCGGCGGCAAATATCGCTCCCCGCGACCGAGGACATCCCGCCCTTCGCGGCCTTTCTGCGTAAGCCGTTTCAGCTGGAGAAGCTCTTGACCATCGTGGCCTCGCTCATCGGTCCGGGCGAGAAGAAGTCGCGCTGATCCCGCGGAGCGCGCGAACCGCGAATCCTGCGAAAAGCGCGGATCAAGGGATGAGCACGACCTTGATGCAGCCCTCCTTCTTGTCGCGGAACGTTCGATAGGCGTCGGGGCCCTCGTCGAGCTTCAAGCGGTGGGTGATGATGGGGGTCGGGTGGATTTGCCCTGCCTCGATCTTTTCGAGGAGCGGCCGCATGTATTTCTGGGCGTGCGTCTGGCCCATCTTCAAGGTGAGGCCTTTGTTCATGGCGGCGCCGAATGGAATCTTGTCCAGGAATCCCACGTAGACGCCGGGGATGGAGACGGTGCCGCCTTTGCGGCAGCAGTAGAGCACCTCGCGGAGCACGTGCGCGCGATCGGTGCCGAGCTTCATCATCTTCTTGGCGTTGTCGAGGATGGCGTCGATGCTCCCGAACGAGTGCGCTTCGCAACCGACGGCGTCGATGCACCGATCGGGTCCGCGGCCATCGGTCATCTCTTGCAGCCGCTCGTAGACGTGCTCCTTCGAAAAGTCGATGACCTCGGCCCGGCCCACGCGCTCCGCCAACGTGAGGCGCTCCGGTACGCGGTCGATGGCGATCACGCGGCCCGCGCCCAGCATCCACGCGCACTGAATCGAAAATTGTCCGACCGGACCTGCGCCCCACACGGCCACCGTGTCGCCGGGCTCGATCTGCGCGTTCTCCGCGGCCATGTAGCCCGTCGGCAGAATGTCGGAGAGGAAGAGCACCTGCTCGTCCGTGAGGGTGGACTCGATGACGAGCGGCCCCACGTCGGCGTACGGCACGCGCAGGTACTCGGCTTGGCCTCCGGCGAAGCCCCCGAGGAGATGCGAATAGCCCAAGGCGCCGCACGGTGAGTGCCCCATGGCCTTCTCCGCCAGCTTGGCGTTGGGGTTCGAGCGATCGCAGGCCGCGAACAACTTCTTTCGGCAGAAGAAGCAATCACCGCAGGCGATGACGAAGGGCACCACCACCCGATCGCCCTTCTTCAACTTGGTGACCTCCCGCCCGACCTCGACGACCACGCCCATCGGCTCGTGCCCCAGGATGTCCCCACTCTGCATCCCGGGCATGAATCCGTCGTAGAGGTGAAGATCGGAGCCGCAGATGGCTGTAGCCGTTATTTTGACGATCACGTCGGTGGGATCGACCAGCTTCGGATCGGCCACAGTGTCGATGCGAACATCTTCCTTTCCGTGCCAAACGAGAGCCTTCATGGATACTCCTGCGCAAGGTGTCGAACGTTTGCCGATGTTGGCGGGCATGTGGGGCAACATCCGGACCTCTCCGTCGTGGCTCTTTTTGCGTAACGTTCATGCGCCGTGGCCGCGCGCATCGAGCTCGGGTGTGCATCGATCGCAGCTGCTACACCGAGGCAGAACGCACCTGGATAGACGCGATGGTACGAACGCGTGTAGCGGGGGCGACGTCATTATAACATCTTCGGCCTATGATTTCATGCTCATGCGGCCATGAGAAAATGTGTCTCCAGATCCCGGGGCCCCGTCCTACCTGGAGCCGGGGTGCTACCTCGATCGCTACGAGCTCCTGCGGCCCATCGCTCACGGCGGAATGGCGTCGGTGTGGCTCGCCTGCCTTCACGGTGCATGCAATTTCGAGAAGCTCGTAGCCGTCAAAACCATTCTTCCGCAATACGCGTCCGACGTGCGTTTTCGAGAGATGTTCCTCGACGAGGCCCGGCTGGCCGCGTGCATCAAGCACCCGAACGTGGTCCAAATCCTCGACCTGGCCGAGTTCGGCGGGGTGCTCTACCAAGCGATGGAGTGGGTCGACGGCGAGTCGCTCTCGAAGATCATGCGCGTGCTGCAGGCGCAACGAACGCGGCAAAACGCCCTGCCGCTGGGGATCGCGCTGCGGATCATGGCGGATATTTCCGCTGGCCTGCACGTCGCGCACGATCTCTCCAACGCCGAGGGGAAGCACCTCGGCGTCGTCCACCGGGATATCTCTCCGCAGAACATTCTCGTGAGCATCAATGGGATTCCCAAACTCATCGATTTCGGAATCGCCAAAGCGCGCGATCGGGTGGCGTGCGAGACCACCGCCGGCGTGGTCAAAGGAAAGCTTCGTTTCATGGCGCCCGAGCAGGCCATGGGCAAAAAGGTCGATCGCCGCTCCGACGTGTGGGCGCTGGGCGCCGTTACGTATTATCTGCTCACCGGCAATTCGCCTTACGAGGGCGACAACCAACTTGCCACCTTGCGCATGCTGACGAGCGGCGAGCCTCCCCCACCCTTGCCCCCCACGTACCCGCGCCGCATCGATGCCATTTGCCAAAAGGCGATGGCGTTCGATCCCGAGGCGCGCATGGCGACCGCCGTGGAGCTCCGGAGGGCGCTCGAGATGGCGATGCTCGAGGTGGGCTGCCAGACCAGCTCGGGCGACGTGGCGGCGTTCATGAAAGCGAACGTCCCGGAGGGTGCGCGCCGTACGACCATCACGCGCGAGGTGTCCGTGCGCCGCCGGTTTGCGTCGCTCCATCCCTCGCCGGGCTTCGGCTCCGATCGCGCGACGGTGCCCGACGTGACGCCCGTGGACTTTTTGGGCGCGCACACGGCGGAGACCGTGCTCGCGGCGAACACCGCGCCCGATGGCCCGCCGGACATGGAGCCCGATCTCGATCCGTTCGCGTCGACGGAGGCGGGCGTCTCGTCGCCGAGCGGAGGGAGCACCGGGCCCGCGCTGCGCCGGAGAAAGGCGGGCGCGGCCGCGCTGGGGGGCGTCAGCGCGCTGCTGGTGCTGGCGGCCTGCGCGCTCGTGTGGCTTCCCACGACGCGGGGAGGATCGGTGGCGCTCGGTGGCCCCGGCGCATCGGAGACCTTCGAATCGCGCGAGCCGTTCGCGTCGCGGGAGCCGCTCGAGACGCGCGAGCCGGTGGCGCGGCCCGACGACTCCGGCGCGCCACGGGAGGACGCGACCGCGCCGGGCGACTCGGTTTCGCCGACGCCGGCCGGCTCCACGGGGCCGAGACGGCCGCACAAGAGGGACTATGGATTTTGATGGGATGCGCAAAGCCTGTACGGTCACCACGCTCGGCCCGGTGCTCGGCCTGACGATCGGCGTGGCGATCGTCCTGGTGTCTTCCGCGGCGCGCGCGGAGCCCTCCTCGACGGACAAGGAGACCGCGCGCACGCTCATGGATCAGGGGATCGATCGGCGCGAGCACGGGGATCTCGAGGGCGCGCTCAAGAGCTTCCGCACCGCGGACG contains these protein-coding regions:
- a CDS encoding response regulator; amino-acid sequence: MKRILLVDDEYALVDTLRDFLEDEGYLVESANDGQKALDLMAMHPPDLLISDVMMPIMDGKALLRFMRNEEALRAVPVVLVSAVRRQISLPATEDIPPFAAFLRKPFQLEKLLTIVASLIGPGEKKSR
- a CDS encoding glutathione-dependent formaldehyde dehydrogenase; amino-acid sequence: MKALVWHGKEDVRIDTVADPKLVDPTDVIVKITATAICGSDLHLYDGFMPGMQSGDILGHEPMGVVVEVGREVTKLKKGDRVVVPFVIACGDCFFCRKKLFAACDRSNPNAKLAEKAMGHSPCGALGYSHLLGGFAGGQAEYLRVPYADVGPLVIESTLTDEQVLFLSDILPTGYMAAENAQIEPGDTVAVWGAGPVGQFSIQCAWMLGAGRVIAIDRVPERLTLAERVGRAEVIDFSKEHVYERLQEMTDGRGPDRCIDAVGCEAHSFGSIDAILDNAKKMMKLGTDRAHVLREVLYCCRKGGTVSIPGVYVGFLDKIPFGAAMNKGLTLKMGQTHAQKYMRPLLEKIEAGQIHPTPIITHRLKLDEGPDAYRTFRDKKEGCIKVVLIP
- a CDS encoding serine/threonine protein kinase, with the translated sequence MSPDPGAPSYLEPGCYLDRYELLRPIAHGGMASVWLACLHGACNFEKLVAVKTILPQYASDVRFREMFLDEARLAACIKHPNVVQILDLAEFGGVLYQAMEWVDGESLSKIMRVLQAQRTRQNALPLGIALRIMADISAGLHVAHDLSNAEGKHLGVVHRDISPQNILVSINGIPKLIDFGIAKARDRVACETTAGVVKGKLRFMAPEQAMGKKVDRRSDVWALGAVTYYLLTGNSPYEGDNQLATLRMLTSGEPPPPLPPTYPRRIDAICQKAMAFDPEARMATAVELRRALEMAMLEVGCQTSSGDVAAFMKANVPEGARRTTITREVSVRRRFASLHPSPGFGSDRATVPDVTPVDFLGAHTAETVLAANTAPDGPPDMEPDLDPFASTEAGVSSPSGGSTGPALRRRKAGAAALGGVSALLVLAACALVWLPTTRGGSVALGGPGASETFESREPFASREPLETREPVARPDDSGAPREDATAPGDSVSPTPAGSTGPRRPHKRDYGF